The Xiphophorus hellerii strain 12219 chromosome 22, Xiphophorus_hellerii-4.1, whole genome shotgun sequence genome has a window encoding:
- the slka gene encoding STE20-like serine/threonine-protein kinase isoform X3, producing MSFFNFRKIFKLGPDKKKKQYEHVHRDVNPEEIWEIIGELGDGAFGKVYKAQNKQNGTLAAAKVIDTKTEDELEDYMVEIDILASCNHHHIVKLLDAFYFEGKLWILIEFCAGGAVDAIMLELERPLTEPQIRVVCKQTLDALTYLHETKVIHRDLKAGNILLSLDGEVKLADFGVSAKNTNTLQRRDSFIGTPYWMAPEVVMCETSKDRPYDYKADIWSLGVTLIELAQIEPPNHEMNPMRVLLKIAKSEPPTLMHPSRWSPEFNDFLRRALDKNVDNRWNSTQLLQHPFVTSVTDSRPLRELIAEAKAEVTEEIEDGKEEEEEEEPDTPAAVPGHKRAPSDVSMASSEEEKVPPTPSNLESVTEKIEAEPVEDRSSDKLSDEGLGTSEVDKMEDEKLNEVSASNEDLTPAPTETSRDLTSQDSAKVQLDVDQTEEISGEAAVSKPDEAVDSQKPPSEVEEAEEPKETSEKMDIEEDTTQDKMKLDEDKQQAGEGGAADSVESQEIPEGTTADEVAVGEEESKDLKKEIAEHMTVTEDRIKNITDETVENVDTNNSQSNLIDTKINGDIDIKSSVEESPTEAVLENRSTENQSEETKDEVPKESELPKQKNESKVEEELEEQAPSESNQISDDVKVTSVVSEHGVISQDVSVKEDGEKGTQADEVTSQDGVSVQESETDSESRIEHGSPAVAKSDVEKDSDSGSSSAADSNSLDLNLSISSFLSKSKEGGSISMQESKRQKKTLKKTRKFMVDGVEVSVTTSKIVTDNDAKSEEMRFLRRQELRELRLLQKEEQRAQQELSNKLQQQREQIYRRFEQETTAKKRQYDQEVENLEKKQKQTIERLEQDHTSRLRDEAKRIKADQDKELSKFQNMLKNRKKEAVAQVMIQSFQLSSCALFNAQMQDEQEFLQKQQQELDGALKKIIQQHKLEIATIERDCLNHKQQLLRAREAAMWELEERHLQEKHQLLKQQLKDQYFMQRHQLLKRHEKEMEQMQRYNQRLIEELKNKQNQERVRLPKIQRSDAKTRMAMFKKSLRITVAAAMTPDQERERIKQFAAQEEKRQKSERLNQHQKHENQMRDLQLQCDSNIRELQQLQNEKCHLLIEHETQKLKELDEEHSQEIKDWREKLRPRKKALEEEFTRKLQEQEVFFKMSGESECLNPTTQSRVSKFYPIPNLQNSGL from the exons attctgaTTGAGTTCTGTGCTGGCGGTGCGGTCGATGCCATCATGCTGG AACTCGAGAGACCCCTGACTGAGCCCCAGATCCGGGTGGTGTGTAAGCAGACTCTGGATGCCTTGACGTACCTTCATGAGACCAAGGTCATCCACAGAGACCTGAAAGCTGGAAACATCCTCCTCTCCCTGGACGGAGAAGTAAAACTCG CTGATTTCGGTGTGTCGGCTAAAAATACCAACACATTACAGAGAAGAGATTCTTTCATCGGCACTCCGTATTG GATGGCTCCGGAGGTTGTGATGTGTGAAACTTCCAAAGATCGTCCGTATGACTACAAGGCCGATATCTGGTCCCTGGGGGTGACCCTCATAGAGCTGGCACAGATCGAGCCGCCCAACCACGAGATGAATCCCATGAGGGTGCTGCTGAAAATAGCCAAATCTGAACCGCCCACTCTGATGCACCCCTCTCGCTG GTCGCCAGAATTCAATGACTTCCTGCGAAGAGCGCTGGACAAAAATGTGGACAATAGGTGGAATTCAACACAGCTACTGCAG CATCCTTTTGTGACCAGCGTGACTGACAGCAGACCTCTTAGAGAGCTCATAGCCGAAGCCAAAGCTGAGGTCACAGAAGAGATTGAAGATGgcaaagaagaggaagaggaggaggaacctGATACTCCTGCG GCAGTTCCTGGGCACAAAAGAGCACCATCAGATGTCAGCATGGCCAgttcagaggaagaaaaagtcCCACCTACTCCATCCAACCTGGAAtctgttacagaaaaaattGAAGCTGAGCCTGTGGAAGACCGGAGCAGCGATAAGCTCTCGGACGAAGGACTCGGAACAAGTGAAGTGGACAAAATGGAGGACGAGAAGCTCAATGAAGTTTCTGCCAGTAACGAGGATCTGACCCCTGCACCAACAGAGACGAGCAGAGACCTGACTTCACAGGATTCTGCAAAGGTTCAACTAGATGTTGATCAAACTGAAGAGATCTCCGGTGAGGCGGCAGTGTCAAAGCCAGATGAAGCTGTGGATTCCCAAAAACCTCCCTCAGAAGTTGAAGAAGCTGAGGAACCGAAGGAGACATCGGAGAAAATGGACATAGAGGAGGATACTACCCAAGACAAAATGAAGCTAGATGAAGATAAACAGCAGGCAGGTGAAGGCGGTGCTGCAGATTCAGTTGAATCACAAGAAATCCCTGAAGGTACAACAGCAGATGAAGTAGCAGTGGGTGAGGAAGAAAGCAAAGATTTAAAGAAGGAGATCGCCGAACACATGACAGTGACAGAAGACCGAATCAAAAACATCACCGATGAGACTGTTGAAAATGTTGATACCAATAATTCACAGTCAAATTTAAtagacacaaaaataaatggagaCATAGACATCAAGTCTAGTGTAGAGGAGTCTCCCACTGAGGCTGTTTTAGAAAACAGAAGCACAGAAAATCAGTCAGAGGAGACAAAAGACGAAGTCCCCAAAGAGTCCGAgctgccaaaacaaaaaaatgagagCAAAGTGGAGGAAGAACTCGAGGAACAAGCACCAAGTGAATCTAATCAAATCAGCGATGACGTCAAAGTCACATCAGTAGTTTCTGAACATGGAGTTATCTCTCAGGATGTCTCGGTTAAGGAAGATGGAGAAAAGGGTACTCAGGCAGATGAGGTCACCTCACAAGACGGCGTCTCTGTCCAGGAGAGTGAAACCGACTCAGAAAGCAGGATAGAGCACGGAAGCCCTGCTGTGGCCAAGTCAGATGTGGAGAAGGACTCTGACTCAGGGAGCAGCTCTGCTGCCGATAGCAACAGCCTCGACCTTAATCTGTCCATCTCCAGCTTCCTGTCCAAGAGCAAAGAGGGAGGCTCTATATCTATGCAG GAGTCAAAACGTCAGAAGAAGACTCTGAAGAAGACCCGGAAGTTCATGGTAGATGGTGTGGAGGTCAGCGTGACAACATCAAAGATAGTGACGGATAATGATGCCAAAAGTGAGGAGATGAGGTTCCTGAG GCGGCAGGAGCTGAGAGAGCTTCGCCTCCTTCAGAAAGAGGAGCAAAGGGCCCAGCAGGAGCTGAGTaacaagctgcagcagcagagagaacaaATCTACCGGCGCTTTGAACAGGAAACTACT GCAAAGAAACGTCAGTATGACCAAGAGGTGGAGAACCTTgagaagaagcagaagcagaCGATAGAGCGACTGGAACAGGATCACACCAGCCGGCTTCGAGATGAAGCCAAGCGCATCAAAGCGGACCAGGACAAAGAGCTGTCCAAGTTCCAGAACATGCTGAAGAACAGGAAGAAGGAG GCAGTGGCCCAGGTTATGATACAGTCTTTTCAGTTATCCTCATGCGCACTCTTCAACGCTCAGATGCAGGAT GAGCAGGAGTTcctgcagaagcagcagcaggagctggACGGCGCTCTGAAGAAAATCATCCAGCAGCACAAACTAGAAATAGCCACCATCGAGAGAGACTGCCTCAAccacaaacagcagctgctgaGAG CACGAGAGGCAGCAATGTGGGAGCTGGAGGAGCGCCACCTGCAGGAGAAGCACCAGCTGCTcaagcagcagctgaaagacCAGTACTTCATGCAGAGACATCAGCTGCTGAAGCGGCATGAAAAA GAAATGGAGCAGATGCAGCGCTACAACCAGCGGTTGATAGAGGAGCTgaagaacaaacagaatcaAGAGAGGGTCCGCCTGCCCAAAATCCAACGCAGCGACGCAAAGACTCGCATGGCCATGTTCAAGAAGAGCCTCCGCATCACCGTCGCCGCGGCCATGACGCCAGACCAAGAGAGGGAACGCATAAAGCAG TTTGCCGCGCAGGAGGAGAAGAGGCAGAAGAGCGAGAGGCTCAATCAGCACCAGAAACACGAGAACCAGATGAGGGATCTGCAGCTGCAGTGCGACTCCAACATCCgcgagctgcagcagctgcag AACGAGAAATGCCACCTGCTTATTGAACACGAGACCCAAAAGCTGAAGGAGCTGGATGAAGAGCACAGCCAGGAGATAAAAGACTGGAGAGAGAAGCTGAGACCTAGGAAGAAG GCGCTAGAGGAGGAATTCACGCGGAAGCTCCAGGAGCAGGAAGTTTTCTTCAAGATGAGCGGGGAATCCGAATGCCTTAACCCCACCACCCAAAGCCGGGTGTCCAAATTCTACCCCATCCCAAACCTGCAGAACTCAGGTTTATAG
- the slka gene encoding STE20-like serine/threonine-protein kinase isoform X1: protein MSFFNFRKIFKLGPDKKKKQYEHVHRDVNPEEIWEIIGELGDGAFGKVYKAQNKQNGTLAAAKVIDTKTEDELEDYMVEIDILASCNHHHIVKLLDAFYFEGKLWILIEFCAGGAVDAIMLELERPLTEPQIRVVCKQTLDALTYLHETKVIHRDLKAGNILLSLDGEVKLADFGVSAKNTNTLQRRDSFIGTPYWMAPEVVMCETSKDRPYDYKADIWSLGVTLIELAQIEPPNHEMNPMRVLLKIAKSEPPTLMHPSRWSPEFNDFLRRALDKNVDNRWNSTQLLQHPFVTSVTDSRPLRELIAEAKAEVTEEIEDGKEEEEEEEPDTPAAVPGHKRAPSDVSMASSEEEKVPPTPSNLESVTEKIEAEPVEDRSSDKLSDEGLGTSEVDKMEDEKLNEVSASNEDLTPAPTETSRDLTSQDSAKVQLDVDQTEEISGEAAVSKPDEAVDSQKPPSEVEEAEEPKETSEKMDIEEDTTQDKMKLDEDKQQAGEGGAADSVESQEIPEGTTADEVAVGEEESKDLKKEIAEHMTVTEDRIKNITDETVENVDTNNSQSNLIDTKINGDIDIKSSVEESPTEAVLENRSTENQSEETKDEVPKESELPKQKNESKVEEELEEQAPSESNQISDDVKVTSVVSEHGVISQDVSVKEDGEKGTQADEVTSQDGVSVQESETDSESRIEHGSPAVAKSDVEKDSDSGSSSAADSNSLDLNLSISSFLSKSKEGGSISMQESKRQKKTLKKTRKFMVDGVEVSVTTSKIVTDNDAKSEEMRFLRRQELRELRLLQKEEQRAQQELSNKLQQQREQIYRRFEQETTAKKRQYDQEVENLEKKQKQTIERLEQDHTSRLRDEAKRIKADQDKELSKFQNMLKNRKKEAVQEVGQSPKHMRKELMKRLKEDLALLQTAEAVAQVMIQSFQLSSCALFNAQMQDEQEFLQKQQQELDGALKKIIQQHKLEIATIERDCLNHKQQLLRAREAAMWELEERHLQEKHQLLKQQLKDQYFMQRHQLLKRHEKEMEQMQRYNQRLIEELKNKQNQERVRLPKIQRSDAKTRMAMFKKSLRITVAAAMTPDQERERIKQFAAQEEKRQKSERLNQHQKHENQMRDLQLQCDSNIRELQQLQNEKCHLLIEHETQKLKELDEEHSQEIKDWREKLRPRKKALEEEFTRKLQEQEVFFKMSGESECLNPTTQSRVSKFYPIPNLQNSGL, encoded by the exons attctgaTTGAGTTCTGTGCTGGCGGTGCGGTCGATGCCATCATGCTGG AACTCGAGAGACCCCTGACTGAGCCCCAGATCCGGGTGGTGTGTAAGCAGACTCTGGATGCCTTGACGTACCTTCATGAGACCAAGGTCATCCACAGAGACCTGAAAGCTGGAAACATCCTCCTCTCCCTGGACGGAGAAGTAAAACTCG CTGATTTCGGTGTGTCGGCTAAAAATACCAACACATTACAGAGAAGAGATTCTTTCATCGGCACTCCGTATTG GATGGCTCCGGAGGTTGTGATGTGTGAAACTTCCAAAGATCGTCCGTATGACTACAAGGCCGATATCTGGTCCCTGGGGGTGACCCTCATAGAGCTGGCACAGATCGAGCCGCCCAACCACGAGATGAATCCCATGAGGGTGCTGCTGAAAATAGCCAAATCTGAACCGCCCACTCTGATGCACCCCTCTCGCTG GTCGCCAGAATTCAATGACTTCCTGCGAAGAGCGCTGGACAAAAATGTGGACAATAGGTGGAATTCAACACAGCTACTGCAG CATCCTTTTGTGACCAGCGTGACTGACAGCAGACCTCTTAGAGAGCTCATAGCCGAAGCCAAAGCTGAGGTCACAGAAGAGATTGAAGATGgcaaagaagaggaagaggaggaggaacctGATACTCCTGCG GCAGTTCCTGGGCACAAAAGAGCACCATCAGATGTCAGCATGGCCAgttcagaggaagaaaaagtcCCACCTACTCCATCCAACCTGGAAtctgttacagaaaaaattGAAGCTGAGCCTGTGGAAGACCGGAGCAGCGATAAGCTCTCGGACGAAGGACTCGGAACAAGTGAAGTGGACAAAATGGAGGACGAGAAGCTCAATGAAGTTTCTGCCAGTAACGAGGATCTGACCCCTGCACCAACAGAGACGAGCAGAGACCTGACTTCACAGGATTCTGCAAAGGTTCAACTAGATGTTGATCAAACTGAAGAGATCTCCGGTGAGGCGGCAGTGTCAAAGCCAGATGAAGCTGTGGATTCCCAAAAACCTCCCTCAGAAGTTGAAGAAGCTGAGGAACCGAAGGAGACATCGGAGAAAATGGACATAGAGGAGGATACTACCCAAGACAAAATGAAGCTAGATGAAGATAAACAGCAGGCAGGTGAAGGCGGTGCTGCAGATTCAGTTGAATCACAAGAAATCCCTGAAGGTACAACAGCAGATGAAGTAGCAGTGGGTGAGGAAGAAAGCAAAGATTTAAAGAAGGAGATCGCCGAACACATGACAGTGACAGAAGACCGAATCAAAAACATCACCGATGAGACTGTTGAAAATGTTGATACCAATAATTCACAGTCAAATTTAAtagacacaaaaataaatggagaCATAGACATCAAGTCTAGTGTAGAGGAGTCTCCCACTGAGGCTGTTTTAGAAAACAGAAGCACAGAAAATCAGTCAGAGGAGACAAAAGACGAAGTCCCCAAAGAGTCCGAgctgccaaaacaaaaaaatgagagCAAAGTGGAGGAAGAACTCGAGGAACAAGCACCAAGTGAATCTAATCAAATCAGCGATGACGTCAAAGTCACATCAGTAGTTTCTGAACATGGAGTTATCTCTCAGGATGTCTCGGTTAAGGAAGATGGAGAAAAGGGTACTCAGGCAGATGAGGTCACCTCACAAGACGGCGTCTCTGTCCAGGAGAGTGAAACCGACTCAGAAAGCAGGATAGAGCACGGAAGCCCTGCTGTGGCCAAGTCAGATGTGGAGAAGGACTCTGACTCAGGGAGCAGCTCTGCTGCCGATAGCAACAGCCTCGACCTTAATCTGTCCATCTCCAGCTTCCTGTCCAAGAGCAAAGAGGGAGGCTCTATATCTATGCAG GAGTCAAAACGTCAGAAGAAGACTCTGAAGAAGACCCGGAAGTTCATGGTAGATGGTGTGGAGGTCAGCGTGACAACATCAAAGATAGTGACGGATAATGATGCCAAAAGTGAGGAGATGAGGTTCCTGAG GCGGCAGGAGCTGAGAGAGCTTCGCCTCCTTCAGAAAGAGGAGCAAAGGGCCCAGCAGGAGCTGAGTaacaagctgcagcagcagagagaacaaATCTACCGGCGCTTTGAACAGGAAACTACT GCAAAGAAACGTCAGTATGACCAAGAGGTGGAGAACCTTgagaagaagcagaagcagaCGATAGAGCGACTGGAACAGGATCACACCAGCCGGCTTCGAGATGAAGCCAAGCGCATCAAAGCGGACCAGGACAAAGAGCTGTCCAAGTTCCAGAACATGCTGAAGAACAGGAAGAAGGAG GCCGTTCAGGAGGTCGGACAGTCACCCAAACACATGAGAAAAGAGCTCATGAAACGCTTAAAAGAGGACCTGGCACTCCTCCAGACTGCAGAG GCAGTGGCCCAGGTTATGATACAGTCTTTTCAGTTATCCTCATGCGCACTCTTCAACGCTCAGATGCAGGAT GAGCAGGAGTTcctgcagaagcagcagcaggagctggACGGCGCTCTGAAGAAAATCATCCAGCAGCACAAACTAGAAATAGCCACCATCGAGAGAGACTGCCTCAAccacaaacagcagctgctgaGAG CACGAGAGGCAGCAATGTGGGAGCTGGAGGAGCGCCACCTGCAGGAGAAGCACCAGCTGCTcaagcagcagctgaaagacCAGTACTTCATGCAGAGACATCAGCTGCTGAAGCGGCATGAAAAA GAAATGGAGCAGATGCAGCGCTACAACCAGCGGTTGATAGAGGAGCTgaagaacaaacagaatcaAGAGAGGGTCCGCCTGCCCAAAATCCAACGCAGCGACGCAAAGACTCGCATGGCCATGTTCAAGAAGAGCCTCCGCATCACCGTCGCCGCGGCCATGACGCCAGACCAAGAGAGGGAACGCATAAAGCAG TTTGCCGCGCAGGAGGAGAAGAGGCAGAAGAGCGAGAGGCTCAATCAGCACCAGAAACACGAGAACCAGATGAGGGATCTGCAGCTGCAGTGCGACTCCAACATCCgcgagctgcagcagctgcag AACGAGAAATGCCACCTGCTTATTGAACACGAGACCCAAAAGCTGAAGGAGCTGGATGAAGAGCACAGCCAGGAGATAAAAGACTGGAGAGAGAAGCTGAGACCTAGGAAGAAG GCGCTAGAGGAGGAATTCACGCGGAAGCTCCAGGAGCAGGAAGTTTTCTTCAAGATGAGCGGGGAATCCGAATGCCTTAACCCCACCACCCAAAGCCGGGTGTCCAAATTCTACCCCATCCCAAACCTGCAGAACTCAGGTTTATAG
- the slka gene encoding STE20-like serine/threonine-protein kinase isoform X4 translates to MSFFNFRKIFKLGPDKKKKQYEHVHRDVNPEEIWEIIGELGDGAFGKVYKAQNKQNGTLAAAKVIDTKTEDELEDYMVEIDILASCNHHHIVKLLDAFYFEGKLWILIEFCAGGAVDAIMLELERPLTEPQIRVVCKQTLDALTYLHETKVIHRDLKAGNILLSLDGEVKLADFGVSAKNTNTLQRRDSFIGTPYWMAPEVVMCETSKDRPYDYKADIWSLGVTLIELAQIEPPNHEMNPMRVLLKIAKSEPPTLMHPSRWSPEFNDFLRRALDKNVDNRWNSTQLLQHPFVTSVTDSRPLRELIAEAKAEVTEEIEDGKEEEEEEEPDTPAAVPGHKRAPSDVSMASSEEEKVPPTPSNLESVTEKIEAEPVEDRSSDKLSDEGLGTSEVDKMEDEKLNEVSASNEDLTPAPTETSRDLTSQDSAKVQLDVDQTEEISGEAAVSKPDEAVDSQKPPSEVEEAEEPKETSEKMDIEEDTTQDKMKLDEDKQQAGEGGAADSVESQEIPEGTTADEVAVGEEESKDLKKEIAEHMTVTEDRIKNITDETVENVDTNNSQSNLIDTKINGDIDIKSSVEESPTEAVLENRSTENQSEETKDEVPKESELPKQKNESKVEEELEEQAPSESNQISDDVKVTSVVSEHGVISQDVSVKEDGEKGTQADEVTSQDGVSVQESETDSESRIEHGSPAVAKSDVEKDSDSGSSSAADSNSLDLNLSISSFLSKSKEGGSISMQESKRQKKTLKKTRKFMVDGVEVSVTTSKIVTDNDAKSEEMRFLRRQELRELRLLQKEEQRAQQELSNKLQQQREQIYRRFEQETTAKKRQYDQEVENLEKKQKQTIERLEQDHTSRLRDEAKRIKADQDKELSKFQNMLKNRKKEEQEFLQKQQQELDGALKKIIQQHKLEIATIERDCLNHKQQLLRAREAAMWELEERHLQEKHQLLKQQLKDQYFMQRHQLLKRHEKEMEQMQRYNQRLIEELKNKQNQERVRLPKIQRSDAKTRMAMFKKSLRITVAAAMTPDQERERIKQFAAQEEKRQKSERLNQHQKHENQMRDLQLQCDSNIRELQQLQNEKCHLLIEHETQKLKELDEEHSQEIKDWREKLRPRKKALEEEFTRKLQEQEVFFKMSGESECLNPTTQSRVSKFYPIPNLQNSGL, encoded by the exons attctgaTTGAGTTCTGTGCTGGCGGTGCGGTCGATGCCATCATGCTGG AACTCGAGAGACCCCTGACTGAGCCCCAGATCCGGGTGGTGTGTAAGCAGACTCTGGATGCCTTGACGTACCTTCATGAGACCAAGGTCATCCACAGAGACCTGAAAGCTGGAAACATCCTCCTCTCCCTGGACGGAGAAGTAAAACTCG CTGATTTCGGTGTGTCGGCTAAAAATACCAACACATTACAGAGAAGAGATTCTTTCATCGGCACTCCGTATTG GATGGCTCCGGAGGTTGTGATGTGTGAAACTTCCAAAGATCGTCCGTATGACTACAAGGCCGATATCTGGTCCCTGGGGGTGACCCTCATAGAGCTGGCACAGATCGAGCCGCCCAACCACGAGATGAATCCCATGAGGGTGCTGCTGAAAATAGCCAAATCTGAACCGCCCACTCTGATGCACCCCTCTCGCTG GTCGCCAGAATTCAATGACTTCCTGCGAAGAGCGCTGGACAAAAATGTGGACAATAGGTGGAATTCAACACAGCTACTGCAG CATCCTTTTGTGACCAGCGTGACTGACAGCAGACCTCTTAGAGAGCTCATAGCCGAAGCCAAAGCTGAGGTCACAGAAGAGATTGAAGATGgcaaagaagaggaagaggaggaggaacctGATACTCCTGCG GCAGTTCCTGGGCACAAAAGAGCACCATCAGATGTCAGCATGGCCAgttcagaggaagaaaaagtcCCACCTACTCCATCCAACCTGGAAtctgttacagaaaaaattGAAGCTGAGCCTGTGGAAGACCGGAGCAGCGATAAGCTCTCGGACGAAGGACTCGGAACAAGTGAAGTGGACAAAATGGAGGACGAGAAGCTCAATGAAGTTTCTGCCAGTAACGAGGATCTGACCCCTGCACCAACAGAGACGAGCAGAGACCTGACTTCACAGGATTCTGCAAAGGTTCAACTAGATGTTGATCAAACTGAAGAGATCTCCGGTGAGGCGGCAGTGTCAAAGCCAGATGAAGCTGTGGATTCCCAAAAACCTCCCTCAGAAGTTGAAGAAGCTGAGGAACCGAAGGAGACATCGGAGAAAATGGACATAGAGGAGGATACTACCCAAGACAAAATGAAGCTAGATGAAGATAAACAGCAGGCAGGTGAAGGCGGTGCTGCAGATTCAGTTGAATCACAAGAAATCCCTGAAGGTACAACAGCAGATGAAGTAGCAGTGGGTGAGGAAGAAAGCAAAGATTTAAAGAAGGAGATCGCCGAACACATGACAGTGACAGAAGACCGAATCAAAAACATCACCGATGAGACTGTTGAAAATGTTGATACCAATAATTCACAGTCAAATTTAAtagacacaaaaataaatggagaCATAGACATCAAGTCTAGTGTAGAGGAGTCTCCCACTGAGGCTGTTTTAGAAAACAGAAGCACAGAAAATCAGTCAGAGGAGACAAAAGACGAAGTCCCCAAAGAGTCCGAgctgccaaaacaaaaaaatgagagCAAAGTGGAGGAAGAACTCGAGGAACAAGCACCAAGTGAATCTAATCAAATCAGCGATGACGTCAAAGTCACATCAGTAGTTTCTGAACATGGAGTTATCTCTCAGGATGTCTCGGTTAAGGAAGATGGAGAAAAGGGTACTCAGGCAGATGAGGTCACCTCACAAGACGGCGTCTCTGTCCAGGAGAGTGAAACCGACTCAGAAAGCAGGATAGAGCACGGAAGCCCTGCTGTGGCCAAGTCAGATGTGGAGAAGGACTCTGACTCAGGGAGCAGCTCTGCTGCCGATAGCAACAGCCTCGACCTTAATCTGTCCATCTCCAGCTTCCTGTCCAAGAGCAAAGAGGGAGGCTCTATATCTATGCAG GAGTCAAAACGTCAGAAGAAGACTCTGAAGAAGACCCGGAAGTTCATGGTAGATGGTGTGGAGGTCAGCGTGACAACATCAAAGATAGTGACGGATAATGATGCCAAAAGTGAGGAGATGAGGTTCCTGAG GCGGCAGGAGCTGAGAGAGCTTCGCCTCCTTCAGAAAGAGGAGCAAAGGGCCCAGCAGGAGCTGAGTaacaagctgcagcagcagagagaacaaATCTACCGGCGCTTTGAACAGGAAACTACT GCAAAGAAACGTCAGTATGACCAAGAGGTGGAGAACCTTgagaagaagcagaagcagaCGATAGAGCGACTGGAACAGGATCACACCAGCCGGCTTCGAGATGAAGCCAAGCGCATCAAAGCGGACCAGGACAAAGAGCTGTCCAAGTTCCAGAACATGCTGAAGAACAGGAAGAAGGAG GAGCAGGAGTTcctgcagaagcagcagcaggagctggACGGCGCTCTGAAGAAAATCATCCAGCAGCACAAACTAGAAATAGCCACCATCGAGAGAGACTGCCTCAAccacaaacagcagctgctgaGAG CACGAGAGGCAGCAATGTGGGAGCTGGAGGAGCGCCACCTGCAGGAGAAGCACCAGCTGCTcaagcagcagctgaaagacCAGTACTTCATGCAGAGACATCAGCTGCTGAAGCGGCATGAAAAA GAAATGGAGCAGATGCAGCGCTACAACCAGCGGTTGATAGAGGAGCTgaagaacaaacagaatcaAGAGAGGGTCCGCCTGCCCAAAATCCAACGCAGCGACGCAAAGACTCGCATGGCCATGTTCAAGAAGAGCCTCCGCATCACCGTCGCCGCGGCCATGACGCCAGACCAAGAGAGGGAACGCATAAAGCAG TTTGCCGCGCAGGAGGAGAAGAGGCAGAAGAGCGAGAGGCTCAATCAGCACCAGAAACACGAGAACCAGATGAGGGATCTGCAGCTGCAGTGCGACTCCAACATCCgcgagctgcagcagctgcag AACGAGAAATGCCACCTGCTTATTGAACACGAGACCCAAAAGCTGAAGGAGCTGGATGAAGAGCACAGCCAGGAGATAAAAGACTGGAGAGAGAAGCTGAGACCTAGGAAGAAG GCGCTAGAGGAGGAATTCACGCGGAAGCTCCAGGAGCAGGAAGTTTTCTTCAAGATGAGCGGGGAATCCGAATGCCTTAACCCCACCACCCAAAGCCGGGTGTCCAAATTCTACCCCATCCCAAACCTGCAGAACTCAGGTTTATAG